The following proteins are encoded in a genomic region of Sphingopyxis sp. YF1:
- a CDS encoding AlpA family phage regulatory protein produces the protein MRDDTAEAAISRRIAGDRRLRRFARHKDRARYAGVGKLETGEARAPLSRRAAQRSMVRLTAHAGRVVHDIAWRNGVQHLPAHRRTPAHHRPPRLDRRIPHIQIAFGSVKAKTGYVMEPERFLRMQSVLDRTGLSRATLYRQIHDGSFPRQLQLTRRCVAWRESEIENWMAGRPAS, from the coding sequence GTGCGCGACGACACGGCAGAAGCTGCGATATCCCGCCGTATCGCCGGCGATCGACGTCTCCGCCGCTTTGCCCGGCACAAGGACCGCGCTCGTTATGCTGGTGTCGGCAAGCTTGAGACCGGCGAGGCTCGCGCGCCGCTATCTCGCCGCGCCGCTCAGCGGTCCATGGTTCGATTGACGGCACACGCCGGCAGGGTCGTGCACGATATCGCATGGCGGAACGGTGTGCAGCACCTGCCGGCGCATCGCCGCACGCCCGCCCATCACCGGCCGCCGAGGCTTGATCGAAGGATTCCGCACATCCAGATCGCATTCGGGAGTGTCAAAGCGAAGACAGGATATGTCATGGAACCCGAACGATTTCTGCGAATGCAAAGCGTGCTCGACCGGACCGGCCTCAGCCGCGCGACGCTCTACCGACAAATCCACGACGGCAGCTTTCCGCGCCAGCTTCAACTCACCCGCCGATGCGTCGCATGGCGTGAATCCGAGATCGAAAACTGGATGGCCGGACGGCCCGCGTCCTGA
- a CDS encoding site-specific integrase, with the protein MKKLTAFAIKAAMTRPGTYQDGDGLFLKVNKSGGAYWLLRLQRDGKRHDIGLGSAKLLSLLEARQKANELRKAVKIDRRDVLAERKDEAAAKVTFREAARQYHSENAAGWKSAVYARQWLASLESHAFPKLGDIPTGRITAAAIIDVLSPIWQEIPETARQVRNRICVVLDYSHAKGWRSTEAPSGNGSLKAGRGLPRQVKARENRKAMSYTALPAFIAALRQKPAFGRLALELLILTGVRSQEVRFATWSEFDFEGRLWTIPADHMKRSKTHMVPLSDAALGVLAKANAFRLPGTDVVFPGVAGKPMSDMTLLKVLRDMKVPFHVHGFRSTFTDWAANEDFADAVVEAALAHKTPDAVQAAYRRTTYLGTSAQPGARVRLMEAWGSYCTGSAAGADTMVSPAEGERSLN; encoded by the coding sequence ATGAAAAAGCTTACAGCTTTCGCGATCAAGGCAGCTATGACACGTCCTGGTACCTACCAAGACGGTGACGGGCTGTTTTTGAAGGTAAACAAAAGCGGCGGCGCGTATTGGCTTTTGCGTCTGCAACGTGACGGCAAGCGTCATGATATCGGCTTGGGCAGCGCCAAATTGTTATCGCTCCTGGAGGCTCGTCAAAAGGCCAATGAACTTCGCAAGGCGGTCAAAATCGATCGCCGCGATGTACTGGCGGAAAGGAAAGATGAAGCCGCGGCCAAGGTGACCTTCCGCGAAGCCGCGCGCCAATATCATAGCGAGAATGCAGCAGGCTGGAAAAGCGCCGTTTATGCGCGCCAGTGGCTTGCCAGCCTCGAAAGTCACGCCTTTCCGAAATTGGGCGACATTCCCACCGGGCGAATCACGGCCGCGGCGATTATCGACGTGCTGTCGCCGATCTGGCAGGAGATTCCCGAAACGGCGCGCCAAGTGCGAAACCGGATATGCGTCGTCCTCGATTATTCCCACGCGAAGGGCTGGCGTTCCACAGAGGCGCCATCGGGCAACGGCAGCTTGAAAGCGGGACGGGGCTTGCCGCGTCAGGTGAAAGCGCGGGAAAATCGTAAGGCCATGTCGTATACCGCGCTTCCTGCCTTCATCGCAGCTCTGCGGCAAAAGCCAGCTTTTGGCCGATTGGCGCTCGAACTGCTCATCCTCACGGGCGTGCGAAGCCAGGAAGTCCGATTTGCTACATGGAGCGAGTTCGATTTCGAAGGGCGGCTCTGGACCATTCCAGCCGACCATATGAAGCGAAGTAAGACCCACATGGTTCCGCTGTCCGATGCGGCTCTGGGGGTGCTGGCCAAGGCGAACGCCTTCCGGCTTCCGGGCACCGATGTCGTTTTTCCAGGCGTGGCTGGAAAGCCTATGTCCGACATGACCTTGCTGAAAGTGCTACGCGACATGAAAGTGCCGTTCCATGTCCATGGTTTTCGATCGACATTCACCGACTGGGCGGCCAACGAAGACTTTGCTGATGCCGTGGTGGAAGCGGCGCTGGCTCACAAGACACCCGACGCCGTGCAGGCGGCCTATCGCCGCACAACCTATCTTGGCACGTCCGCGCAGCCGGGCGCCCGCGTCAGGCTGATGGAGGCGTGGGGAAGCTATTGTACCGGCAGCGCCGCCGGAGCGGACACTATGGTTTCGCCGGCCGAAGGCGAGCGTAGCCTCAATTGA
- the rlmB gene encoding 23S rRNA (guanosine(2251)-2'-O)-methyltransferase RlmB, with product MRQFSRHRRPQGQNSRGQAVRFWGRHAVLAALANPERTVKRIWGTREALGQLDLPPVIPVTYADVADLARLVARDAPHQGLVIEVDPLEGIYLGDLLQAEVDAGSKRPLVILDQVTDPHNIGAVLRSAAAFDAAAIITQDRHSPPESGVIARSASGALETVPWVRVVNLSRALEEVAEAQYWRIGLMGDTETTLGETLDGSKVALVLGSEGDGMRHNVMEHCDVLAKLPISPRMESLNISNAAAIALYAVATAGK from the coding sequence ATGAGACAATTTTCCCGTCACCGCCGCCCGCAGGGCCAGAATTCGCGCGGCCAGGCCGTCCGTTTCTGGGGCCGCCACGCCGTTCTCGCCGCGCTCGCCAACCCCGAACGCACCGTCAAGCGCATCTGGGGCACGCGCGAAGCGCTCGGCCAGCTCGACCTGCCGCCGGTGATTCCGGTCACCTATGCCGACGTTGCAGACCTGGCGCGACTCGTCGCACGCGACGCGCCGCATCAGGGGCTGGTGATCGAGGTCGACCCGCTCGAGGGCATCTATCTCGGCGACCTGCTCCAGGCAGAGGTCGACGCGGGCAGCAAGCGCCCGCTCGTCATCCTCGACCAGGTCACCGACCCGCACAATATCGGCGCAGTGCTGCGCTCGGCCGCGGCGTTCGACGCCGCGGCGATCATCACCCAGGACCGCCACAGCCCGCCCGAAAGCGGCGTCATCGCGCGCTCGGCGTCGGGCGCGCTCGAAACCGTGCCGTGGGTGCGCGTCGTCAACCTGTCGCGCGCGCTGGAGGAGGTCGCCGAGGCGCAATATTGGCGCATCGGGCTGATGGGCGACACCGAAACGACGCTGGGCGAAACCCTCGACGGCAGCAAGGTCGCGCTGGTGCTCGGCTCCGAAGGCGACGGCATGCGCCACAATGTCATGGAGCATTGCGACGTGCTGGCAAAGCTCCCCATCTCGCCGCGGATGGAGAGCCTCAACATCTCGAACGCCGCGGCGATCGCGCTCTACGCGGTGGCGACGGCGGGCAAGTAA
- a CDS encoding 2Fe-2S iron-sulfur cluster-binding protein codes for MAKLIVVTRDGTEHEIEGDTSLTVMENIRDAGFDELLALCGGCCSCATCHVHVEAGDAASMPAMSEDENDLLDSTTDRDDNSRLSCQIPFTDALDGLKVRIAAED; via the coding sequence ATGGCCAAGCTGATTGTGGTGACGCGCGACGGGACCGAGCACGAGATCGAAGGCGACACCAGCCTGACCGTGATGGAGAATATCCGCGACGCCGGTTTCGACGAACTGCTCGCACTGTGCGGCGGCTGCTGCAGCTGCGCGACCTGCCATGTCCATGTCGAGGCCGGCGACGCCGCGTCGATGCCCGCGATGAGCGAGGACGAGAACGACCTGCTCGATTCGACCACCGACCGCGACGACAATTCGCGCCTGTCGTGCCAGATCCCCTTCACCGACGCCCTCGACGGGCTGAAGGTGCGGATCGCTGCCGAAGACTGA
- a CDS encoding DNA-3-methyladenine glycosylase 2 family protein, with the protein MGLSQQQLNAGIDALAGIEPHFARALGHAGYPEPRIREPGYTTLLRTIVGQQVSVAAATSIWNKLEAGFGAGCPAEVMAAADFDALRACGLSAQKQGYAKSLAQLVIDGDLSFDALPADDEEAIALLTRVKGIGRWSAEIYLLFAEGRPDIWPAGDLAVQEAVGRILRLDARPAEKAVRTLAEPWRPHRGAAAIFSWHCYNMAVI; encoded by the coding sequence ATGGGCCTGAGCCAGCAGCAGCTGAACGCCGGAATCGATGCGCTCGCGGGCATCGAACCCCATTTCGCGCGCGCGCTCGGCCATGCCGGCTATCCCGAACCGCGGATTCGCGAACCCGGCTACACCACCCTGCTCCGCACCATCGTCGGCCAGCAGGTCAGCGTCGCCGCCGCGACCTCGATCTGGAACAAGCTCGAGGCCGGTTTCGGCGCCGGCTGTCCCGCCGAGGTGATGGCCGCCGCCGATTTCGACGCACTGCGCGCCTGCGGCCTGTCGGCGCAGAAGCAGGGCTATGCCAAGAGCCTCGCGCAGCTCGTAATCGACGGCGACCTGTCCTTCGACGCGCTCCCCGCCGACGACGAGGAAGCGATCGCGCTGCTCACGCGGGTCAAGGGCATCGGCCGCTGGTCGGCCGAAATCTATCTGCTCTTCGCCGAGGGCCGCCCCGACATCTGGCCCGCGGGCGACCTCGCGGTGCAGGAAGCGGTCGGGCGCATCCTCCGGCTCGACGCGCGTCCGGCGGAAAAGGCGGTGCGCACGCTCGCCGAACCCTGGCGCCCGCACCGCGGCGCCGCGGCGATTTTCAGCTGGCATTGCTACAATATGGCGGTGATCTGA
- a CDS encoding ketosteroid isomerase-related protein, with protein sequence MTTRDVVTAYYAAFDAGDTDAMLALVADDVRHDVNQGKPRHGKALFGAFNAHMTRCYRERLTDMVIFAEGSRAAAEFTVNGTYLATDDGLPDARGQTYTLPAGAFLSVNADGLIDRITTYYNLADWLEQVGG encoded by the coding sequence ATGACCACCCGCGACGTCGTCACCGCCTATTATGCCGCGTTCGACGCCGGCGACACCGACGCGATGCTCGCGCTCGTCGCCGACGACGTCCGCCATGACGTCAACCAGGGCAAGCCGCGCCACGGCAAAGCGCTGTTCGGGGCCTTCAACGCGCATATGACGCGCTGCTACCGCGAACGGCTCACCGACATGGTGATCTTTGCCGAAGGGTCGCGCGCCGCCGCCGAATTCACCGTGAACGGCACCTATCTCGCGACCGACGACGGCCTGCCCGACGCGCGCGGCCAGACCTATACTCTTCCCGCCGGCGCCTTCCTGTCGGTGAACGCCGACGGGCTGATCGACCGCATCACCACCTATTATAATCTCGCCGACTGGCTCGAACAGGTCGGCGGATGA
- a CDS encoding GNAT family N-acetyltransferase has product MTLTVAPVTGAGLTEVIPALAALRIAVFRDFPYLYDGDAAYEAAYLASFAAADGAVVVVARDGERIVGAATAAPLAAQDDAWRAPLAAAGLDIGRTFHFGESVLLAGYRGRGIGHAFFDHREAQARALGAAHAAFCSVIRAVGHPTRPADHRPLDAFWRGRGYAPLAGVTASFDWKVVGGGEETHRLQYWARAL; this is encoded by the coding sequence ATGACCCTGACCGTCGCGCCCGTCACCGGCGCCGGCCTGACCGAAGTCATCCCGGCGCTCGCCGCGCTGCGCATCGCGGTGTTCCGCGACTTTCCCTATCTCTACGACGGCGACGCCGCCTATGAGGCCGCCTATCTCGCCAGCTTCGCCGCCGCCGACGGCGCGGTCGTCGTCGTCGCGCGCGACGGCGAGCGGATCGTCGGCGCCGCGACCGCCGCCCCGCTCGCGGCGCAGGACGACGCCTGGCGCGCACCGCTCGCCGCCGCGGGCTTGGACATCGGCCGCACCTTCCATTTCGGCGAATCGGTGCTGCTGGCCGGCTATCGCGGCCGCGGCATCGGCCACGCCTTCTTCGACCATCGCGAAGCGCAGGCACGCGCGCTCGGCGCCGCGCACGCCGCCTTCTGCAGCGTCATCCGTGCCGTCGGCCACCCCACCCGCCCCGCGGATCACCGCCCGCTCGACGCCTTCTGGCGCGGCCGCGGCTATGCGCCGCTGGCGGGGGTGACGGCGTCGTTCGACTGGAAGGTCGTCGGCGGCGGCGAAGAGACCCACCGGCTGCAATATTGGGCGCGCGCGCTCTGA
- a CDS encoding DUF4253 domain-containing protein, translated as MGNEYSGLSRRALIAQGAAALAMLPLAGRAAAAMPRWSPEVAALIDAIPFERIEVPGAQALARREALRTARPDVWPVIVGGDEDLGQLADQIGMIDERPVEAILAAAARLEHPKSLSDLRAKEQADWRAYLKAHPELGPEDEDYVAELGEWPAVPPQEPELTVASDIRTGQPYAHAHILLLPTVRGFEAPAYLKWGGWNACPPPEIHVAALRRWGADYGAEIVGITGDVMNVRVKRRPATRDEAIALAREQYAYCADIVDQGVDSIAALAASLMASDWWYFWWD; from the coding sequence ATGGGGAATGAATACAGCGGGCTTTCGCGACGCGCCCTGATCGCGCAGGGCGCCGCCGCGCTGGCGATGCTGCCGCTCGCGGGACGCGCCGCCGCCGCCATGCCGCGCTGGTCGCCCGAGGTCGCGGCGCTGATCGACGCGATTCCCTTCGAACGGATCGAGGTGCCCGGCGCGCAGGCGCTCGCGCGGCGGGAGGCGCTGCGGACGGCGCGCCCCGACGTCTGGCCGGTGATCGTCGGCGGCGACGAGGATCTGGGGCAGCTTGCCGACCAGATCGGGATGATCGACGAACGGCCGGTCGAAGCCATCCTCGCGGCGGCGGCCAGGCTCGAGCATCCGAAGAGCCTGTCGGACTTGCGCGCGAAGGAGCAGGCCGACTGGCGCGCCTATCTGAAGGCGCATCCCGAACTGGGGCCCGAGGATGAGGATTATGTCGCCGAACTGGGCGAATGGCCCGCGGTGCCGCCGCAGGAGCCGGAGCTGACCGTCGCGTCGGATATCCGCACCGGGCAGCCCTATGCGCACGCGCATATCCTGCTGCTGCCGACCGTGCGCGGCTTCGAGGCGCCCGCCTATCTGAAATGGGGCGGCTGGAATGCGTGCCCGCCGCCTGAAATCCATGTCGCGGCGCTGCGGCGCTGGGGCGCCGACTATGGCGCCGAGATCGTCGGGATCACCGGCGACGTGATGAATGTGCGCGTGAAGCGGCGCCCCGCGACCCGCGACGAAGCGATCGCGCTCGCGCGCGAGCAATATGCCTATTGCGCCGACATCGTCGACCAGGGCGTCGACAGCATCGCGGCGCTCGCCGCCAGCCTGATGGCGTCGGACTGGTGGTATTTCTGGTGGGATTGA
- the tig gene encoding trigger factor, translating to MKTVETLNEGLKREYRVTITAKDIDARVDDEVKSIAPTVRMPGFRPGKVPPNLIRKMHGAALSADALNKAIDQGVRDLIAKEKLRPALQPAVTLGDGYETGKDAELTVALEVLPEIATPSIEGLKLERLTVPADDAAVMGKIEEFAAQMKRFEDAPKTRKAATGDQVIIDFAGSVDGVAFDGGTGEDMAVEIGAGQLIPGFEDQLVGVKTGDEKTLKVTFPDDYPVEDLKGQPAEFAITVKAIKVPGESKIDDEFAKSLGLESLDKLKELMKDQVEQELNGLTRTHMKRKLLDQLAASHDFDVPPTMVEAEFGQIWQQLEHEASHEEDPEAAKAELEKDKDEYRSIAVRRVRLGLLLSEIGQAHGVQVSQQEMQRLVMQAAQQYRPEDRQRFVEYVQQDALAAAQLRAPLYEDKVVDFLFEKAEISDREVTREEIEAAIEADDDGHVHGPGCGHDHDHDAKPAKKAAAKKPAAKKDAVKDEAEEEKVAAPAKKAPAKKAAPKDEPAAEEKPKKAPAKKAATKK from the coding sequence ATGAAGACCGTCGAAACGCTGAACGAAGGCCTGAAGCGCGAATATCGCGTCACCATCACCGCCAAGGATATCGACGCGCGCGTCGACGACGAGGTGAAGAGCATTGCCCCGACGGTGCGCATGCCCGGCTTCCGTCCCGGCAAGGTTCCGCCGAACCTGATCCGCAAGATGCACGGCGCCGCGCTGTCGGCCGACGCGCTGAACAAGGCGATCGACCAGGGCGTGCGCGACCTGATCGCCAAGGAAAAGCTGCGCCCCGCGCTGCAGCCCGCGGTGACGCTGGGCGACGGTTACGAGACCGGCAAGGACGCCGAACTGACCGTTGCGCTGGAAGTACTGCCCGAAATCGCCACCCCGTCGATCGAGGGGCTGAAGCTCGAGCGCCTGACCGTTCCCGCCGATGATGCCGCGGTGATGGGCAAGATCGAGGAATTCGCCGCGCAGATGAAGCGCTTCGAAGACGCGCCGAAGACCCGGAAGGCCGCGACCGGCGACCAGGTCATCATCGACTTCGCGGGCAGCGTCGACGGCGTCGCCTTCGACGGCGGCACGGGCGAGGACATGGCGGTCGAAATCGGCGCGGGCCAGCTCATCCCCGGTTTCGAGGACCAGCTCGTCGGCGTGAAGACCGGCGACGAAAAGACCCTCAAGGTGACCTTCCCCGACGATTATCCGGTCGAGGACCTGAAGGGCCAGCCCGCCGAATTCGCGATCACCGTCAAGGCGATCAAGGTTCCGGGCGAGTCGAAGATCGACGACGAGTTCGCCAAGTCGCTCGGCCTCGAAAGCCTCGACAAGCTCAAGGAGCTGATGAAGGACCAGGTCGAGCAGGAACTGAACGGCCTGACGCGCACCCACATGAAGCGCAAGCTGCTCGACCAGCTCGCCGCGAGCCACGATTTCGACGTGCCGCCGACGATGGTCGAAGCCGAGTTCGGCCAGATCTGGCAGCAGCTCGAGCATGAAGCGAGCCACGAGGAAGACCCCGAGGCGGCGAAGGCCGAACTCGAAAAGGACAAGGACGAATATCGCAGCATTGCGGTGCGCCGCGTCCGTCTGGGCCTGCTCCTGTCCGAAATCGGCCAGGCGCACGGCGTGCAGGTCAGCCAGCAGGAAATGCAGCGCCTCGTCATGCAGGCGGCGCAGCAGTATCGCCCCGAAGACCGCCAGCGCTTCGTCGAATATGTCCAGCAGGACGCGCTCGCCGCGGCGCAGCTCCGCGCCCCGCTCTATGAGGACAAGGTCGTCGACTTCCTGTTCGAAAAGGCCGAGATCAGCGACCGCGAAGTGACGCGCGAAGAGATCGAGGCGGCGATCGAGGCCGACGACGACGGCCACGTCCACGGCCCGGGCTGCGGTCACGACCATGACCACGACGCCAAGCCCGCGAAGAAGGCGGCGGCGAAGAAACCCGCCGCCAAGAAGGACGCGGTGAAGGACGAAGCCGAGGAAGAAAAGGTCGCGGCCCCCGCGAAGAAGGCTCCGGCGAAGAAGGCTGCGCCCAAGGACGAGCCGGCCGCCGAGGAAAAGCCGAAGAAGGCTCCGGCCAAGAAGGCGGCTACCAAGAAGTAA
- a CDS encoding amidohydrolase yields the protein MKHITAALALLLTTTPLAAQDATLYRGGTIVTMDGDTPQTVEAVVARDGRIAFAGPEKAARAAAGKDAVVRDLKGATMLPGFIDAHSHFTVATMMAGGLDLRDGGHPPVTDIPGLQAAIRDYIAARAIPAGGWVIVGQYDHENLAEKRHITRAELDAVAADRKIVVLHVSLHGLVANSATLAAAGIDEKTPVPEGGIMPRDAAGKLNGVLLEKALYPVFGALPQPTPEQKLAALDAAQDRYFAEGYTHAQDGASQPPDIAFLTSPAARERLRIDLALLPFSTGLDALLANPDIRFGAYRGHVKLQGIKFVLDGSVQARTGFFTRDYARGSPEGDHPWHGQPIVSDAEFQAQARKVHARGWQLFVHANGDAAIDMAIRGFDALGIKAADDRRPIVIHSQFQRRDQLPAYRRIGVGPAYFSNHAWYWGDVHRTNFPAGVVDFISPFVSARAAGLIPSNHSDFSVTPLDTRFMLWTSMARVSPTGVVSGPAERLDAYGALQALTTGPAWQIFEEDRKGRIRPGLLADFVILDKNPLTTPVDAIRAIRVLETVKEGRSVWKAKE from the coding sequence ATGAAACATATTACCGCGGCGCTCGCGCTGCTGCTCACGACCACGCCGCTCGCCGCGCAGGACGCCACCCTCTACCGCGGCGGCACGATCGTCACGATGGACGGCGACACGCCGCAGACGGTCGAAGCCGTCGTCGCGCGCGACGGCAGGATCGCCTTTGCGGGCCCCGAGAAGGCGGCGCGCGCCGCGGCGGGCAAGGATGCGGTTGTCCGCGACCTCAAGGGCGCGACCATGCTCCCCGGCTTCATCGACGCGCATTCGCACTTCACCGTCGCAACGATGATGGCGGGCGGGCTCGACCTGCGCGACGGCGGCCACCCGCCGGTCACCGACATCCCCGGGCTACAGGCCGCGATCCGCGACTATATCGCGGCGCGCGCGATTCCCGCCGGCGGCTGGGTGATCGTCGGGCAATATGACCATGAAAACCTCGCCGAAAAGCGCCATATCACCCGCGCCGAGCTCGACGCGGTCGCGGCCGACCGCAAGATCGTCGTCCTCCACGTCTCGCTGCACGGGCTCGTCGCCAACAGCGCCACCCTCGCCGCGGCGGGCATCGACGAGAAGACGCCGGTGCCCGAAGGCGGCATCATGCCGCGCGACGCCGCGGGCAAGCTCAACGGCGTTCTCCTCGAAAAGGCGCTCTACCCCGTGTTCGGAGCGCTTCCGCAGCCGACTCCCGAACAGAAGCTCGCGGCGCTCGACGCCGCGCAGGACCGCTATTTCGCCGAGGGCTACACCCATGCGCAGGACGGCGCGTCGCAGCCGCCCGACATCGCTTTCCTGACCAGCCCGGCGGCGCGCGAGCGGCTGCGCATCGACCTCGCCCTCCTCCCCTTTTCGACCGGGCTCGACGCGCTGCTCGCAAACCCCGATATCCGCTTCGGGGCGTATCGGGGGCATGTGAAGCTGCAAGGCATCAAGTTCGTGCTCGACGGCTCGGTGCAGGCGCGCACCGGCTTCTTCACGCGCGACTACGCGCGCGGCAGCCCCGAGGGCGACCACCCCTGGCACGGCCAGCCGATCGTGTCCGACGCCGAATTCCAGGCACAGGCGCGCAAGGTCCACGCCCGCGGCTGGCAATTGTTCGTCCACGCCAATGGCGATGCCGCGATCGACATGGCGATCCGCGGCTTCGACGCGCTCGGGATCAAGGCCGCCGACGACCGCCGCCCGATCGTCATCCATTCGCAGTTCCAGCGCCGCGACCAGCTGCCCGCGTACCGGCGCATCGGCGTCGGCCCCGCCTATTTCTCGAACCACGCCTGGTATTGGGGCGACGTCCACCGCACCAACTTCCCCGCCGGGGTGGTCGATTTCATCAGCCCCTTCGTCTCGGCGCGCGCCGCGGGGCTGATCCCGTCGAACCACAGCGACTTCAGCGTCACCCCGCTCGACACGCGCTTCATGCTCTGGACCTCGATGGCGCGCGTCTCGCCCACCGGCGTCGTCAGCGGCCCCGCCGAACGCCTCGACGCCTATGGCGCGCTCCAGGCGCTCACCACCGGCCCCGCGTGGCAGATCTTCGAGGAAGATCGCAAGGGCCGCATCAGGCCCGGCCTGCTCGCCGACTTCGTCATCCTCGACAAAAACCCGCTGACGACCCCCGTCGATGCGATCAGGGCGATCCGCGTGCTCGAAACGGTGAAGGAAGGCCGGAGCGTGTGGAAGGCGAAGGAGTGA
- a CDS encoding amidohydrolase family protein, whose product MRPSARVDAAQRLLRALLALWMMLACAALARAGTVVFENVNVVPMDRERVIARTTVIVTDGRVASIGAKAKLPAGTPVIDGKGGWLVPGLADMHNHVTTRDDLLLLLANGVTTMLNMGEATNAFAGRTRIAVNAGEAPGPQIFTALAVDGDPQYGHLVIRTPEEARAIVGIAKTNGYSFIKVYNNLSADAFMALADEARRRGVGVVGHNVKAVGLAKQLAAGQAMVAHVEEFFYGFFPEPPADDPHAPPADAQIAAAIALVQAHGAYVVSDLFTYRTIAAQFGRPEAVAAYLAAPEARYLSPDDRIGWAGSGYQKKPVDLARRVAFEARFVKAMADAGAPLIAGGDAPTIPGLVPGFALHAEIDAMRTAGLTPWQALSAATRTPGEFIAKTVPGAAKSGVIAPGARADLLLVAENPLANPATLRTPLGVMAGGRWHDAAALAAMLAGVAERRGASGR is encoded by the coding sequence TTGCGGCCTTCTGCGCGGGTTGACGCGGCGCAGCGCCTGCTGCGTGCGCTGCTGGCGCTGTGGATGATGCTCGCCTGCGCGGCGCTCGCGCGGGCGGGGACGGTCGTCTTCGAGAATGTCAATGTCGTGCCGATGGACCGCGAGCGCGTCATCGCGCGTACGACGGTGATCGTCACCGACGGGCGTGTCGCGAGCATCGGGGCCAAAGCGAAGCTGCCCGCCGGAACGCCGGTGATCGACGGCAAGGGCGGCTGGCTCGTCCCCGGGCTCGCCGACATGCACAATCATGTGACGACGCGCGACGACCTGCTCCTGCTGCTCGCGAACGGCGTCACGACGATGCTCAACATGGGCGAGGCGACCAACGCCTTTGCCGGGCGGACGCGGATCGCGGTCAATGCGGGCGAGGCGCCGGGGCCGCAAATCTTCACCGCGCTCGCGGTCGACGGCGATCCGCAATATGGCCATCTGGTGATCCGCACCCCCGAAGAGGCGCGCGCGATCGTGGGGATCGCGAAGACCAACGGCTACAGCTTCATCAAGGTTTACAATAATCTGTCGGCCGATGCTTTCATGGCGCTGGCCGACGAGGCGCGGCGGCGGGGCGTTGGGGTGGTCGGCCACAATGTGAAGGCGGTCGGGCTCGCGAAGCAGCTCGCGGCAGGGCAGGCGATGGTCGCGCACGTCGAGGAATTCTTCTACGGCTTCTTTCCGGAACCGCCCGCCGACGATCCGCACGCGCCCCCCGCCGACGCACAGATTGCCGCGGCGATCGCGCTGGTGCAGGCGCACGGGGCATATGTCGTCTCGGACCTTTTCACCTATCGCACCATCGCGGCGCAGTTCGGCCGGCCCGAAGCGGTGGCGGCCTATCTCGCGGCGCCCGAGGCGCGCTACCTGTCGCCCGACGACCGGATCGGCTGGGCGGGGTCGGGCTATCAGAAAAAGCCGGTCGACCTGGCGCGGCGCGTGGCGTTCGAGGCGCGCTTCGTGAAGGCGATGGCCGACGCCGGCGCGCCGCTGATCGCCGGCGGCGATGCGCCGACGATCCCGGGGCTGGTGCCCGGCTTTGCGCTGCACGCCGAGATCGACGCGATGCGGACGGCGGGACTGACGCCCTGGCAGGCGCTGTCGGCGGCGACGCGCACGCCGGGCGAATTCATCGCGAAGACGGTGCCGGGGGCGGCGAAGTCCGGCGTGATCGCACCGGGCGCGCGCGCCGACCTGTTGCTCGTTGCCGAGAATCCGTTGGCGAACCCCGCAACGCTGCGTACCCCGCTGGGGGTGATGGCGGGCGGGCGCTGGCACGATGCCGCGGCGCTGGCGGCGATGCTCGCCGGGGTGGCGGAGCGGCGCGGGGCAAGCGGGCGCTAG